The Cydia amplana chromosome 10, ilCydAmpl1.1, whole genome shotgun sequence DNA window TTCCGCCTGAGTCCACATCGCCGCACACACGGCGCTgtctattgttatttattttgtgctaTTGTTCACTCGATTGGATGCTTATTGCTTACTTTAGCTTATATTGATTTGTGGCTGGATGAGAATGTATATAGGTATGTTTTGCAAAGTTTTTCAagtaaaaatacctacataaaatacctacctacctaatttattaCAAACATTCAGTAGGGTTTAGTTGGTCGGGTTTTTGTCTGTCATCATGCTTGTCACGTTTTAACAAGTATgttagtgcgaaagtgacgcttGACATGACAACACTAGAAATCACGACTAGACAACGGCATTTGAACTTAAATACATAAGTATTTGGATTTCGATTtggttttgattttatattagggACCCTATATTATATTCGTCGATACAGGAACGCGGCCTTAAACCGGCTACTTATTGTAACATAATATTTTGATGCTAATTCACGCACGAAAGCTTTTTATACCgatacaaaaattacaaaaccttggttgtaaaataatatgttCAATGAGAAATGCGTATTTCCATTATTATTCGAGAAATAAATCTGAAGCTGAAACATGTACCTAGCCTGATTATAACTTTGTGACACCCAGAACCTTCTAGAGTCGACAATAGCGCAACGAGTCTGTATTCGTAGGTATCCATTCTAATTTCAACTTTAAAACTTATGTGATAAAGTTTACATTGGAGACATGGTGATACATTCTTCTTTTGTTTTAGATTTAGACTTGTTTAGAAACGTTGTTTGCAATTTAAACTCTAATACGTCTCCATTGCATCTAAAATgatattacctactttttacaGACGGATTTTACATTTTCAAGACGGAGCACTTGTGCAAAAGCACTATTTTGCTTTATATTAGAAAAGTTCAAGACGCGTGTGTTGGAAGGGGCGTGTGGAATTTCAatgcgatttctcatatattgTTTGCAACGAAAACATAATTAGTTTTGTTTGTAAGGAAAACTATTTCCATTACACATGGCTTCTCTAACGATAGTGTTAAGTCTCAACGTGTTCCCAACGTGGATTCAGATTTCCTCAAGATTGTTTTCTTCGCTTATtgatatttgtgacgttatctattaaaagggaccttattgtcgatggcgcttacgtcattcataatgatgctccgatataaatacaatgtcgtctgacgctgtgcggcgtaagcgccatcaacaataaggtcccttttcatagataatgaccCATTTATCACATAATACGGTCACTACTATACCTATACGTACTACATATAGTATTTATATCTATAATACATCTGTACGCATATGATGGTCGTTATTGTCTACGTGACAacgtgataaaacggtatccGTCACTCAATCGCgctgtgttaaaaagtgacggttATTTTGTCACGTGGATATAATACGCCTGCTGCTCAGCCAAATATTCTGATAATCTAAGAGGTATGTCTTGCCGTTTTAAAGTTGCCCATCTACCCGGCCTGGGGTTAGTCTTCATTGTCGCACGTGGTGAGACGTGAAGGACGCATTGGCTGTTATTGATGGCTAGGTACAAACATGTTTTCTTCGATAAGTgttagcttttttaaaaatttcaaGTACTTATAAGACTTATTATAGGCACCGGCTAAATAGTCTAGGCGAGGCAGAGTTTTAGGAATAATAAATTTTCAATACAACTTAAAACCATTTAAAAAGAGATTTTTAATTTAGCCTTTAACTAACAAATAaagaagaataaagaataaggaaaaaattgggcctatagttcgtttttttttagcattagaataaaggtaaacaatcttgacgtgtctttttattgaaaaccacttttgaaaaataattcaCGGCaattatgtaacaattatgaatcgtatacgattatttacattattttgctttcataagtaatagtcactgatttttaaaaagcgtttttcaattaagagaCACGACAAGATCGCGCAGtctctttctaatgctaaaaaaactaactatagaaTATGTGGTTATATCAAAAATACGTATCAAAATAGATCATAGCAACATGCCAGGCAGAATCTTGAGTTAATCCCCACTTGCATCAGGATCTGAATCTCGCCTCGGCGCGATTAATTTTTCAGCCGGGCCGGCTCAACAGGCTGAGCCGCGAATATTAATTGGGGAATTACTCACTAAATATGTTGTGACGCGTGCGAAATGCGTCTTTAACTTACGAAACTGGAAAGTTATTGGAATAAAACATGAAATTCGTTTTATTTTACACACGATGTAATTTAGCTACAAGAGCGTAATTCACTTTTAAAAGGTTTTCATACGGCAAATGATTACGTAGGGACATACCTAATTATAACTTGTTACAGTTATTATGATGACGTCGCGTTTGCGGCAGTACCTAAGTGCGAcgttttgaataataaaaacaatgtaGTGATACATTGCGTGGTGATTTTTTATAAAGAGAATGACGTTcgtatttctttaataaaacatGTGGAAGTTTGTTCATTAGGGCCTTTACTAACTACCCTTAAAATATACGGTCATATCAAAAATACGAGTACACGCTGTAGGTCTGTTAAATGACATCCATAttagaactttaagataggtagtaggtacgtcaaatattagatatagaaacgatatggatcggatatgtcagtatccGTTCAAAGAAGTATGAAAAATGTCGTTTTTCAAACaaaatcgtcacttttgacacttgtttgacactgacatatccgatccatatcgtttagtaTATCTAACATTTgaagtatcttaaagttcgaatacggctgtgaCAGCTCTAATCATTTTACTAGGCTCTCAAGTTGTTTAAACCTTTAAATAAGCTAGTCCTTTTACGCAAAAACACAATAGAAACCAACAATCTCTGTCTGAGACCAATTCCAAGAGTCATTTCTAAAAGCGGCTCCTTATTTTGCCCACTTCGATACAATTTCGCCCATCAAAAGGCAAACTCGCCCATTCCCGCTAACTTTTCGCCTTTCAAAGACTCCGATCGTTGACTCGGATTTATTCAGTAACTTTTGACTTATTCCTTTAGTTGAATTATTACGAATAATATTACTAACTTCACTTGAAAGGACTTAGGCACCGCAAAGCTTTATTGAATTTTGCCGTATTTAGGTAGGGTTGCCTTTCGTCGGATTTCCCCTGATATGTCAGGATTTTTGATGCTTTGTCAGGAAAGTGAAGGGACTTCGTGACTGTCAGGTTTTTTTAGAAACCTTAACTAATTACTAGAAACTAGCTAAAAGTTTGAAGAGGACAGACTAAAGGGAATGTTGTGCTCTAGCTACAATTTTCGTGGCAAAAACGAGTGCTGATAAAgttaaaagatttaaaaaaaacttcaagATATGGAAGTGGTGATTTTTGGTTTTATGACTTTCCACAAAATGTAGGTAAGGATTTTAAGGTGATGTCCGGATTTTAGTCAGAATATTCCGTTCTACATATGGTAGGTAACCATGTATGTAGGTTAGGAACTGTCGTCCGCACTGTTAGCTGACAATaattaaaccttattacaaagaaatAAGAGCCAATGTTCAGTAAAGAGTGTTGCTATTAGGATATTCAAGACataatattatagtttttgataAGGTTTGCGGTTTTATAAGTTCACTTGAACTAtgaatacttacttatttcttagCTTCTTATACTTTTGTCTTGTTGAATACTTACTAAAATTTAAGATAGAGTAAAACTAAAACTTCAGTTTGTTTGCTGTTGCGTGGTTTTTTTGTTCAAGaagtttatattacttattaagTTTTAACAGTACCAGTACCAGTAGGTATTTCTGCTGTTATTaacaatactaaaaacaaagtaCTTAGTTATCATAACACCAGCCACAAAAGAAGTAGGTATGTCTGCTTTAACAAAACTAAAAACcaccattttatttatttctttaaactTTATTCTTTATATTCTTTAAACGGCGGACTATTCTTGCCCTGCTTTGGTGTCTAATTCAACTTTAGCCCTTCGACGgtccagattaaaaaaaaatacacgattTATGCTTCAAGTCCTCAAAAATATGCATAacagctcggccacgacattatacgacttgcgacggcggcagcgacaaccatggGGGTGTGAACGAAAGGTCccatcgctgtgtctcgctccaacctatggttatcgctgccgccgtcgcagtCGCTAAAGCAGTAAGCCGAGCCGtaagaaaaaaatacctacaataaGATGATGTTATTGGATGGTAATTGCcgtataatatataagtgtgCCCACTGTGCCctgtaaataattaattaggaaaTGCATACCAAGAAATCATAAGTTTTCCGGCTCGCTTTACCCCCCTTACACTATAATCTGGCTCTGACGTTCTCCCATCGGCGTCGGCGATCAATTTCCGACCGTCGGATAAGACGACAGGCTGCGATACGTCGTTAATTGCGGCCGTCCTGACGGGACGGCAAATATTGGTGCGTCAGTCGCACGCTTGGAAAAACGTGATGTCTTGTAATGTTGTGAGAGGGTTCAATTAGTTTAGTGATAGCAGAGGATTTCGATTATAGTTTTTCGCGGTAGGTAGGCCCAAAGTTTAGTGATAACAGGTTCTTTTTTCACATGCCCGTCGTGTCGAGACGGGAAAGTCTATTGGAGCGTCAGTCGCACGCTTACTCGCTGGAAAAAGTAAACGATATGGCTTGTAATGTCGGACTCTATTAGtttattgataatgataatactCAAAAGTGTCATTCGAtgcaacttgctaactatgtaaacaaaccgccatattgaaattgtctctgaatgatgaatttactagtgatttttgtttacatagttagcaattaAGTTCCATGGAATGACACCAGGTTTTTTATGCGGAATTAGTATTATACATGCTTTAAATTGCACATtacttataacagttataacttataaaagAAACTAGATCAAAGCTGTTAATCTCATTCTCACTGGTTTTAGTTTTTACATAAACTAATACCGAGAAATCCTGGTTTTAAAGATCACTATATGATTACACCACAACGCAATAAACTTGAagctatatttattaaaataggtCAATTAAAAGTTGAATTTCAGCTACAATTTCAGCTCTTATCCATTTAATGGTGGTATGGGCGGGGGCGGGTCGCATGGCACACATCGGGGCCCGTACTACGTTTAATTTAAATTCTGTTCCCTAAAGTTCCACTGTTCCACTTAGCGTGTAATTGGTGACGTTTGGAGACGAATTTGGAGCGCTATTGTTTCGAACGAGAAACGTGAGCTGGCGCGTGTTTCGCAAATTTGACAATGGTCACCTGACAATGACATCGTATACATTTCTGGGTACCTAGTTACCCTAGTTCACTATTGTACTAATCACTAAAAAAATTTCGTTGTAATTAGTACCATAGTGCACAGACATAAAGTTCTTATTACAACCAGATTTTCCGCGTAATTAGTACGACTGTGAACTAGGGTATCGATTTATGAATTTGCACCCCCATGCTTACTCTCTTATTGACCTTGTGGAGGCCATTTATATACGCCATTTACAATCGTCCAGAGTGTCTAGACTACAAAAGTAATAACATTAGTTCGAGCGCTAATACGCATTAATATCGTATGTAATTGGTATAATATTTCGAAATATTCACTAATAGCAGATTTGTGGGCAAATTTGCTCCACCACACAAGATAGTGGTAACAGACGTAACAGCTATAAAACTCATTCGATTGTTAACCGTATTCCCGCGCAgcaagttccaaattcaaactgtTTTTAACGGCTGTTACGACTGTTATACGTGGTAGGCTGGTATTGCCTACAGCTAAAACTAGTCTACCTTTCCCAAACAAACGCCCAATCACTGTCATCGATACAAGCCTAACTAACCTATTCATAAATTCTACGTAGCACGCTTCGAAATTCGTCTATCTCCATCTCTATTACTCGATATATATAGAGATGAAGATAGACGATGTTTGAATTTCGATGTTCGCTATTCCTATGCCACCAGAACTAATAGGTATATCCAATATAAAtgtagatatattttttctgaaaCGCAATACCACGTTGAATATGAATAATTTAATTGGTGTATTCGTATAAACCTTGTTAACTGAATATTTCATTcgaataggtattttaataaaataaataatgaaataccGCGTGTATGTTGCTCTAACTAAGTAATTGTTTGAACCTGCTGACTATTGAGTACCTACAGTTTGATTTCGAGATTTAAATTTTACTAGGTATGATAGGTATCACTAATATTCGATTCTTTTCCGTAAAATTATTTCAGAATTTAGCAGAACCTGTTCAGAATTCTTGGCGGTTTTCTTCAGTGAAACTAAATTGCGGTATACTTGAATTCAGCAGAAACTTTGtcaaaacttaaaattattttctgGTCAAATTTGATTTTGGAAAGTTATCATAAAAACAATATACGTTATCAAAGGCTTAGTGATCAACAGCCTCAGTCAAACATCGATATCTCAAAGGAAGTTTAGTCAGACGAACTGAAACAGAATTAATTCCGACGATTAGATACAGCAACAGCACAGTCCGCTCTGCCTGTACGCCCGCAGCCATATTGTTTGGACAATAACCGATAAATCTCAAAGAGACAGTCGCAATACTCGCAATCCTCCGCAGCCGGTGTTCGTTTATCAAAACATTTCCGGAGATAACTTTGGACCGTTCTTCCTATCGCTTTGCGAAAGCATCGTCACTGGTAAACCAGTAAAAGTAGAATCTCTATTCACACATTTATCAAGGATCTCGAGGTAATCTTTAAGCTGGATTGTTTAAAGCAAGCAACAAAAGCATTGTCAATAACAGCACAGGTTTTCGCAGTCCTTAATGGTAGTGCTTTATAAAGACTTAGTCTGTGTCAGATCTTTTTCTCGTGACAGTGACAGATGTTTCACAAAAACCAATGAACTTAATACTTTACGGGACGGCGTGAAAGGGTCTTTGATACTTCAAAGGGACACTAAATATTTGCTTAAACTCGTCGAGCGAGGGACTGGTCCCTTGCCTGTTTCTATTTACGTACCTTGGCCTCACAATCTCTTATTTATTAATCTTGGTCCCTGTTGGATATAATTTAAACGGTCTGCGAAACTGAATAATTAGTCTGAAGGTTGGAAGGTTTTTAACTAAACGGGgaaaaaatatagttttctaCTTTGAAATATAATAGTTATGAAATTAAAGGTTATCTGTTTTTAAAACATGTAGCTGGAATTTGTAGCTAAACCAATCAAAGATATTATCAAtccaaatatatatttctttaGCAAATATGAATGCACAATTACACAAGCAGATCCTTGTCTAACACAGACAGGTCATCACGGCGCTCGGCGGTCGTTTCCCAATCCTTAGGCAACTCCACCTCCTTGTGGTATACCAGCACATCGACACACTTCATGTTGTCAGTGAAGAATTGGGTAGTGTCGATGACGCGGTCGAACGGGAAGCCGAGCGGCATCTCATCGAAGCCGGTGCTCCAGCGACCTGACCGCCGCTCGTTTATGACGTGCATGTCCACTATGGGCAAGTTGTAACCGGTGTGAACTGGTGTAACAACCACGAATAGCTGGAGCTCCATACCGCCAGTGGTACCCAAAGGCAGGAGAAGGCGACGAGGAAAGCCCATGCGAGATTTCCACCACCAGTTCTCATCAATCTTACTGGCGCCCTTCACGGAAGCATCCCACATAGGACGTGTCCAAGGCCTATCCTCAATCACACCCTGGAATTCAGTGGAATTGCGCACAATTGAGTTCTTTCCAGACTTCAGCTTGTATAGGAAGGTGTCGATCTCTATCATGTCCAGGCGCTTGTCGTTGACGTCAGTAATGCGGCCCATGACGTCGTATTTAGGACCAAGGAAGACCCTGACAACAGCGTCCACAGGTTTAACAGAAGACACGGCGATGGTGACCTTGAATGGGTGGTTGTTTAACCGCCTCTGCCGCGCGACGAATAAGAAATCGGCCTTCTTGTTACGTACTTCAGTCTCGTTTAAGTACACTGCGTTAGTGATATCCATGTCGTACGTATCGATAAAGGTGATCAGCTCCGTAGTGGATACACCTTCGACCTTTACTCCAGGGAAGTTGAACTCTTCGCGCGTGTATTTCGGCAACTGGTTTTTAAAGAGCTGGACGACTTCAAGCTTGCGTTTCAGGATTCTCCAGAAAGCAGGATCACGCAGGGAGGTCGAATACATATCCGTGGCTGTTGGGACGTAGGTGTGCCTGAAAATTATGGAAACGTATTTTCATTCTGTTCgattattaagtatgtattgcTAAGATCGTGCATATGCTCAAAAGGGgaggaaaaatatattaaaagttcataaaagaggaaattaaACACTAGAATGTTTACGTCTTTACTTGTTAATGTTGTATGTAGCATAGGTGAGCAGTTTTTTTGACAAGTTGGTGGAGTAAGCACCGCCCGGGTTCTGAGTCGTCCCCAACAATCGGCCGAGGTTTTCAACATCTTGAGGTTTCCTCAATGGTACGACAGTACCGTCACGCTGAAATGAGACAAAAATTGCTTTAGGTGTGCTTTTATTTCTTGATAGCTCATGACTACATTGGTTGACTGTATTATTATTAACATAGTACCTAAAATGATACCGATGAATTACAATTAGGACACACCTGTCTGTGCTATCTAAAGCTACCTAATACCTTCATCAGCATCTTCATTACACCAATATTGAAACCATGATTTTATTAAGATAATCATCTTAGTTAAACACGTCTCGAGGTGGGTATTCCTGATTATGATATATACTTGACATGCTTGATTTCGGCGTACGATCTTAAATAATCGcttggttttaataaaaaaaagtacgtACCAGTTCGTATTGTCCTTTAATGACAGCTAAGTGCAGTAGCTTCTCAAAGTCCTCGATAGCCTCCTTCGTCTTCTCAGTGTATTCGTGGACGATCTTAGTGTCATTCGAACGAGCGGGCATCTCGTCCCCAGTATGCAGGCGGATCTTAGGCCAGCAGCCGGTTTTCAGAGTTTCATCCCAGCTGATGGGCTGAATATCCCTCATACCATGCGAGAGTCGTTCGAGCCTCAAGCGAGCTAGTAGCTGTTGACCCGTATACATAACCACTTCGCCTCTTCGCTCCTTTTCAACGCCATAACCCTCACCAGTAAGCCAATAAGGGTAAAGCATATGCGAGTAGAATACGTAGGTATTCAAATCGATGTCTTCTGTGAAATAACTCAGGACATCATCTACAGAGAGCGTATAACGAAGAGTAGTCCGCGAATCGATAGAGACGACGTTCTTTTCGGTTTTAATTTTCCAGTAATCAGAGAAGGCAGTTTCCACCTGAGCATTCGTCATCTTCAGTATGAAGGCTTTGTTGATTACGTCGGAGTTTACGAATAAGTAGGGGTAGATCTCGTAGGGGGCGGGGAGGAGGATTCCACGGTCCTCGGGATGGTGGAACATGCAAGCTGTGAAGGCATAGACGAACATTCCAGGGTTGATGCGTTCGCGAAGCCAGCAAGCGACGTTGAGAAACACGTCCCAGTCTTTGGCGTAGTAAAAGAGATGGAAGACTTTAATGGCTTCTTGGACGTATTTGTAGTTTTTGTCTACGAAGACCTCAGCGCGCGGTAGCATCCCGGATTGGTAAAGTTCCAGGAAATCATCCACTACGTCAGGTTTCTGAAAATATTGAGATAATAAACTTGAGATGGacacttaaaattatatttattagtgGTAATAATAAAAGCCACGAAGTTGAGTACCAGTAGCAAAACCAGCTCCGCCCTAGTTGCCTGACGCAAAATCAACATAATAGCATTAATAACTCTCCGATCAAGTTGGTTCGACTTTTGACGCTGGGTAGTATTGACCGCTGTGCATTAAGCATGCCTGTAAAAATGAACATGAATTTAGGTATTTTGGCAGATGAGTTCCGTAGAACTGTTTCTAGGCCAAAACATAATTCTGGAACGCAGCACTCACCAAGAAGGCCTGCTGGTTCTGCTCCAGCCTCCAGGTGTTGGCGACGCTCCTGACGTCCTCGAACACCGACGGCTGCAGGATGTGGTCCAGCAGCCGCAGCACTACCTGCTGCTTCGTCTCCATGCTCGCTGGTTCTGGAAttaacaataggctacatgtagggttgccagatcaaaAGGCGCTATTaacgggaaaaaatatcaatttttcgggattttgggccttaagtcgggaaaaaacattcaaattaaagtaattgtattcaaaacaatgatattttacattattggcactacatCAGCTGCTCTTCCCATtacggctcgacgcgggtcgctggctcgctcgacgacagttcggaacttgaaattattgttttataacgtgaagctgtttttcgggacaattttcacttggtcgggaatcgggaacacatgctaaaaatcgggggaatcccgccaaatcccgaccatctggcaaccctagctacatgactaattttaatttatggtatcattcgatcgggtttgtttttaggatcaaatgtctatatggggcccattgcattaaagtaacgctaaagtcagaaattgtagtcaaaggccgacagtcgcacttcgcTCGCGAAACACcctaaacaaaacaataagggaacgtgacgtcaaggtctctgagagcccatcttatagtatggacaaaacaagtaaaattgcgtttttgtcggtgaaatattgcgtttatgtatatagttgctatacaatattttttggattaaATGTAAGGAAtggaatggtacccttacttttatcgtttttggaagttaaaaaaaaaattgaaactttcaggtcctgtatttttgtaccatttccatattttatttgaatatccacatcattgtgataaattgctcgtttgctatctattttacaagattttgttataaaattcaacatgtgtcatcatccctattccttGCTACTGACAAGGTTGAAACGTGTTCATCAAAACTTATTAGCCcgttttagtgtcccactgctgggcaaaggcctctccccttggtCTCCACAACCGTTGTAGTAACagctttgaatgattcacggttagtttcactagacttacatatatcgaccgggatatgaaccgtgattaccttttgtattgttttcgagctcccgatattatagcgctggcggtatacaccgagaaattcagtaaaatgctgcaaattatgttaaaggtatgaaaatcggtacgattgatctttaggacatttgaaacaatttgtcctgaagcaccaacaaataaaagaaaaacgagatgttatgac harbors:
- the LOC134651761 gene encoding sex-specific storage-protein 1-like; this encodes MSFVIGKDKLQPASMETKQQVVLRLLDHILQPSVFEDVRSVANTWRLEQNQQAFLKPDVVDDFLELYQSGMLPRAEVFVDKNYKYVQEAIKVFHLFYYAKDWDVFLNVACWLRERINPGMFVYAFTACMFHHPEDRGILLPAPYEIYPYLFVNSDVINKAFILKMTNAQVETAFSDYWKIKTEKNVVSIDSRTTLRYTLSVDDVLSYFTEDIDLNTYVFYSHMLYPYWLTGEGYGVEKERRGEVVMYTGQQLLARLRLERLSHGMRDIQPISWDETLKTGCWPKIRLHTGDEMPARSNDTKIVHEYTEKTKEAIEDFEKLLHLAVIKGQYELRDGTVVPLRKPQDVENLGRLLGTTQNPGGAYSTNLSKKLLTYATYNINKHTYVPTATDMYSTSLRDPAFWRILKRKLEVVQLFKNQLPKYTREEFNFPGVKVEGVSTTELITFIDTYDMDITNAVYLNETEVRNKKADFLFVARQRRLNNHPFKVTIAVSSVKPVDAVVRVFLGPKYDVMGRITDVNDKRLDMIEIDTFLYKLKSGKNSIVRNSTEFQGVIEDRPWTRPMWDASVKGASKIDENWWWKSRMGFPRRLLLPLGTTGGMELQLFVVVTPVHTGYNLPIVDMHVINERRSGRWSTGFDEMPLGFPFDRVIDTTQFFTDNMKCVDVLVYHKEVELPKDWETTAERRDDLSVLDKDLLV